The following proteins are co-located in the Tenrec ecaudatus isolate mTenEca1 chromosome 11, mTenEca1.hap1, whole genome shotgun sequence genome:
- the LOC142460945 gene encoding vitamin K-dependent gamma-carboxylase-like, whose product MKHRLNRAQRMGLLPSHAGCFPVKPGLRHQLGAAFILLNLLEQLFLPYSHFLTQGYNNWTNGLYGYSWDMMVHSRSHQHVKITYRDGRTGELGYLNPGVFTQSRRWKDQADMLKQYATCLSHLLSKYNVTEPQIYFDIWVSINDRFQQR is encoded by the exons ATGAAACACAGATTGAATCGGGCTCAGAGGATGGGCCTGCTGCCCTCCCATGCT GGATGTTTCCCTGTGAAGCCCGGGCTGCGCCATCAGCTGGGGGCGGCCTTCATCTTGCTCAACCTCCTGGAGCAGCTCTTCCTGCCCTACTCCCACTTTCTCACCCAG GGCtacaacaactggaccaatgggctcTACGGCTATTCCTGGGACATGATGGTGCACTCGCGCTCCCACCAGCACGTGAAGATCACCTACCGCGACGGCCGCACTGGCGAGCTGGGCTACCTGAACCCTGGG GTGTTCACCCAGAGCCGGCGCTGGAAGGATCAAGCAGACATGCTGAAGCAATATGCCACTTGCCTGAGCCACCTGCTTTCCAAGTACAATGTGACTGAGCCCCAGATCTACTTTGATATCTGGGTCTCCATCAATGACCGCTTCCAGCAAAG GTAG
- the LOC142461296 gene encoding vitamin K-dependent gamma-carboxylase isoform X2: MAVSARAARASPGSGKVQKDQAAKSSEPGQGRRMGKLFGFEWTDLSSWQRLVTLLNRPTDPANLAVFRFLFGLLMVLDIPQERGLSSLDRRYLDGLEVCRFPLLDALRPLPLDWMYLVYTVMFLGALGMMLGLCYRVSCVLFLLPYWYVFLLDKTSWNNHSYLYGLLAFQLTFMDANRY, from the exons ATGGCCGTGTCCGCCCGCGCTGCGCGAGCCTCGCCCGGCTCAG GTAAAGTCCAGAAAGACCAGGCTGCAAAGTCCTCAGAGCCTGGGCAGGGCCGCCGAATGGGGAAACTCTTCGGTTTTGAGTGGACAGATTTGTCCAGCTGGCAGAGGCTGGTGACTCTGCTGAATCGACCGACGGATCCTGCGAACCTGGCAGTCTTCCGTTTTCTCTTTG GGCTGTTGATGGTGCTGGACATTCCCCAGGAGCGAGGGCTCAGCTCCCTGGACCGCAGGTACCTGGATGGGCTGGAGGTGTGCCGCTTCCCCTTGCTGGATGCCCTGCGCCCGCTGCCACTTGATTGGATGTATCTGGTCTACACCGTCATGTTTCTGG GGGCCCTGGGCATGATGCTGGGCCTGTGCTACCGGGTAAGCTGTGTGTTGTTCCTGCTGCCTTACTGGTATGTGTTCCTCCTGGACAAGACGTCGTGGAACAACCACTCCTACCTGTATGGTTTGCTGGCCTTTCAGCTGACGTTCATGGATGCCAACCGCTACTG a
- the LOC142461296 gene encoding vitamin K-dependent gamma-carboxylase isoform X1, translated as MAVSARAARASPGSGKVQKDQAAKSSEPGQGRRMGKLFGFEWTDLSSWQRLVTLLNRPTDPANLAVFRFLFGLLMVLDIPQERGLSSLDRRYLDGLEVCRFPLLDALRPLPLDWMYLVYTVMFLGALGMMLGLCYRVSCVLFLLPYWYVFLLDKTSWNNHSYLYGLLAFQLTFMDANRYWSVDGLLSARKRNAQVPLWNYTVLRGQIFIVYFIAGVKKLDADWVEGYSMEHLSRHWLFSPFKLVLSEEMTSLLVVHWCGLLLDLSAGFLLFFDASRPVGLLSVSYFHCMNSQLFSIGMFPYVMLASSPLFCSPAWPRKLVSHCPKRLQDLLPLKAAPQPSASCLYKRSRAGSGPKPGLRHQLGAAFTVLYLLEQLFLPYSHFLTQGYNNWTNGLYGYSWDMMVHSRSHQHVKITYRDGRTGELGYLNPGVFTQSRRWKDHADMLKQYATCLSHLLPKYNVTEPQIYFDIWVSINDRFQQRIFDPRVDMVQAAWSPFRRTPWLQPLLMDLSPWRSKLQEIKSSLDNHTEVVFIADFPGLHLENFVSEDLGNTSIQLLQGEVTVELLTEQKNQTLREGEHMQLPAGQYHKVYTTSPTPSCYMYIYVNTTEVTLEQDLAHLQELKEKVENGSETGPLPPELQPLLEGEVTGGPEPTPLVQTFLRRQRRLQEIERRRNTPFHQRLGRFLLRKLYLFRRSFLMTCISLRNLALGRPPLEQLAQEVTYANLRPFEPPGELSQPEVDPSSRDLPESNSDLDHSEL; from the exons ATGGCCGTGTCCGCCCGCGCTGCGCGAGCCTCGCCCGGCTCAG GTAAAGTCCAGAAAGACCAGGCTGCAAAGTCCTCAGAGCCTGGGCAGGGCCGCCGAATGGGGAAACTCTTCGGTTTTGAGTGGACAGATTTGTCCAGCTGGCAGAGGCTGGTGACTCTGCTGAATCGACCGACGGATCCTGCGAACCTGGCAGTCTTCCGTTTTCTCTTTG GGCTGTTGATGGTGCTGGACATTCCCCAGGAGCGAGGGCTCAGCTCCCTGGACCGCAGGTACCTGGATGGGCTGGAGGTGTGCCGCTTCCCCTTGCTGGATGCCCTGCGCCCGCTGCCACTTGATTGGATGTATCTGGTCTACACCGTCATGTTTCTGG GGGCCCTGGGCATGATGCTGGGCCTGTGCTACCGGGTAAGCTGTGTGTTGTTCCTGCTGCCTTACTGGTATGTGTTCCTCCTGGACAAGACGTCGTGGAACAACCACTCCTACCTGTATGGTTTGCTGGCCTTTCAGCTGACGTTCATGGATGCCAACCGCTACTG GTCTGTGGATGGCCTGCTGAGTGCCCGGAAGAGGAATGCCCAGGTGCCCCTCTGGAACTACACAGTGCTGCGTGGCCAG ATCTTCATTGTGTACTTCATTGCGGGAGTGAAAAAGCTGGATGCAGACTGGGTGGAGGGCTATTCCATGGAACACCTATCCCGGCACTGGCTCTTCAGTCCCTTCAA ACTGGTGCTGTCCGAGGAGATGACCAGCCTGCTGGTGGTGCACTGGTGCGGACTGCTGCTCGACCTCTCCGCCGGCTTCCTGCTCTTCTTTGACGCCTCCCGGCCCGTGGGCCTTCTCTCCGTGTCCTACTTCCACTGCATGAACTCCCAGCTCTTCAGCATCG GGATGTTTCCCTACGTCATGCTGGCCAGCAGCCCTCTCTTCTGCTCTCCGGCGTGGCCGCGGAAACTGGTGTCTCACTGTCCCAAAAGGCTGCAGGACCTGCTGCCCCTCAAGGCTGCCCCTCAGCCCAGTGCTTCCTGTCTGTACAAGAGGAGCCGGGCTGGGAGTGGCCCGAAGCCCGGGCTGCGCCATCAGCTGGGGGCGGCCTTCACTGTGCTCTACCTGCTGGAACAGCTCTTCCTGCCCTACTCCCACTTTCTCACCCAG GGCtacaacaactggaccaatgggctcTACGGCTATTCCTGGGACATGATGGTGCACTCGCGCTCCCACCAGCATGTGAAGATCACCTACCGCGACGGCCGCACCGGCGAGCTGGGCTACCTGAACCCTGGG GTGTTCACCCAGAGCCGGCGCTGGAAGGATCACGCAGACATGCTGAAGCAATATGCCACTTGCCTGAGCCACCTGCTTCCCAAGTACAATGTGACTGAGCCCCAGATCTACTTTGATATCTGGGTCTCCATCAATGACCGCTTCCAGCAAAG GATTTTTGACCCTCGGGTGGACATGGTGCAGGCTGCCTGGTCTCCGTTCCGGCGcacaccatggctgcagccactcctGATGGATCTGTCTCCCTGGAGGAGCAAGCTGCAGGAGATCAAGAGCAGCCTGGACAACCACACTGAGGTGGTCTTCATCGCAGACTTCCCTG GTCTGCACCTGGAGAATTTTGTGAGCGAAGACCTGGGCAACACTAGCATCCAGCTGCTGCAGGGGGAGGTGACCGTGGAGCTGCTGACAGAGCAGAAGAACCAGACGCTCCGGGAGGGAGAACACATGCAG TTGCCTGCAGGCCAGTACCACAAAGTGTACACCACGTCGCCCACACCATCCTGCTACATGTACATCTACGTCAACACCACAGAAGTCACCCTGGAGCAAGACCTGGCGCATCTGCAGGAATTAAAGGAGAAGGTGGAGAATGGCAGTG AGACAGGGCCGCTCCCTCCAGAGCTGCAGCCCCTGCTGGAGGGGGAAGTAACCGGGGGCCCAGAGCCAACGCCTCTGGTTCAGACCTTTCTTAGACGCCAGAGAAGGCTCCAGGAGATTGAGCGCAGGAGAAACACGCCCTTCCACCAGCGCCTGGGCCGCTTCTTGCTGCGAAAGCTCTATCTCTTTCGACGCAG TTTCCTGATGACCTGTATCTCACTTCGAAATCTGGCCCTGGGCcgtcctcccctggagcagctggcccAGGAGGTGACTTATGCAAACTTGAGGCCCTTCGAGCCACCTGGAGAGTTGAGTCAACCAGAAGTGGATCCTTCCAGCAGGGATCTTCCTGAGTCCAACTCTGATCTGGATCACTCAGAGCTCTGA